In Theileria equi strain WA chromosome 3, complete sequence, the genomic window GGGGAAAACAAAAGATGATGCTTATAAAAATGCTGCAAAAGTGGCTCTATGCTACAGGCAGATTTTGGATAGTAGAGCTGCCGGGCTGGTTGAAGATGACATGTTTGATTTACTAGTTGCTAAAAAAACGGTAAAAAAACCTGTTAATCAACAACCTGCACTGAAATGTTTTGGTACAACCTCCGCAAAACGATTAGCTGagttatttaaaaatgacACCTATTTGAATGATGGAAATCTATCAATGTCATTTTTATTGGCATCGCATCCAGAAGATGCTCCACGCACATCAAGAGCCATCCCTATTCAAACATTCAAGGTTGATTCTGCTGTGCGTTCCCAatttttatccaaatgGCTAAAAATACAACTCTCTAAGGCAAATGTGTCATCCGCTCGCGACATACTAGATTGGGACTACTACAAAGAAAAACTAGATacacaaattttgaaattaATTTGTCTACCTGCTATTATGCAGGGAGTTACTAATCCGATTCCTCATATTGACATGCCCAAGTGGATAAAAAAGAAACAATCCTTAGCTGAGAATAAACAAAGACAAATTAGTTCATTTTTCGCAAAAGGAGAAATATCAAATCAAAAGACCAGTAAAATAGATCTCCTAAAGGTTGAACACCCTAAAAAAATAAATATTAACTGGATACAAAACTTGAAGTTTAAATGGCTAAAAACTTCTCAGAATTTCAAAAGGAACCGAAAAAAAACGCAGTACATCAATTTCCAACTCCATAAAGAATTAAAGGAACTTTTGCCAGAAATTAGGACTCGTACTATAGATTTCGATGATCTGTATGCTCTATTTTCTGAAACTTGGCATGTGTACAACTTTTCTGTTGATGAGAAAAATCCTGGAATCATTAATTGCTATCTTTCAGTGCACAATAAACCCTTGTTTATTAATGTGAGAATAGAAGCTTGGAGGaaattttatataaataataagaagaaatgggATGTAGTACCAAATGAAAATGTAATTGTACGTGAAATAAATGATCAATACTTACTACCAAGAGGTGCAGTCCAGGCACATCTAATTGAATTGGAAATGAAAGAAAACTACTTTTTGGATTACATAAAGAATTCATTAAATTCAATATTTCACAAAACGGTTCTAGGTGTTTATGAGACACAAATACCAATTTTCTTTGATTTTCTAACTAGGATGGGAAATATGGTAAAAACCGGAAGTGAAGATGTTAATACAGTGATGAATAACAATATGGAATTCCAATCCAACAAATTGAGTCCGATTACAACAATGCACTCTGGTGatctaaaatattttagTGATGTTGAAATTTTGTATGTTCATATATTCCATGGGACAGACTATGAAACAAAAAGGCACAATAAATTTTTTGCCTCGATATATAGCAAAGAGGAAAACATGGTCAACAAAGTATTTATTGGAGGGTCAATGCTGCTAAAGAAATATGCGGATGAAGcttttacaaatatttctGAGCCAATATTGTCCAAACATAGAGCTAAGTGGATTGAACACAAAAGCATTAAGCACGATGACTATGTAAATCCTGCAATATTTCCTGATTGCTTTGGTGCCATATATGACGCAGAATTTGATATATCTGATATACCTATAACATCATTTAGGAATTCCCTTAGAAAGTTGGacaaatttttatataatCTCCGACCGGCCGTATCGAAAAGGAAATATGTCGTATACGTATACTCTACACTTCAAACTTCTGAACTAGGTGATTGGTCTAAAGGTTTATATTACCCTGTACATTTTGAAGTATCTAATTCTCATCAAATTATCTCAAACACGTTCCTAAAACAATGTTTTGATTCTTCAATAGATCTTCTATATCAACATCTTTGCTTAATTGAAGAAAAATTGGcaatatcgcaaatatCATCAATTCCCTTCGGGTTCATTCTCTCTTTGAATAAACCGAATATGTTCAAATGTGTCTTTGATGTCATGTACGCAAGAGTTTTGAGATCATCATCGGTAATACTTTGGGGAACAAGAGATTTATCATCTGATCTAGGTGTCCCACATTTTTCTAACAAAACACACTCCGATTTTGATATTATTACGAATGAAAATCTGAATTTCACGGTACCAGGTATATATCGTGGTTATGGTGTAAATATAACGTTCAACCAATCGTTAATGTATAATGCTATCGTTTTGGAATCCAAATTAGATGGAAATATTCAATTTAACAATCCAAACACATTAAAATCTGATGAATACAAATGTTATGACGAAGTCCAACTCGATTCTAATTCGCATTTATCTCTATTTCACCCTCTTGCATTTAGAGCACTTGGTGCCACACTAGAAAATCTCATGAAACTCACAAATTTAGTCTTCCAAAAGGTTGATTATGGGACATTTCAGAATATAGTTAACATTTGCAGTTTTCTTAAACCATGGCTAAGTGATGCAGGAGCTATTTTGTATGATCCATCCCTCTATGCAATGGCAGTAATGTCCACACAAAAGTATCTGAAGAAACTTATATATCACTTTTCCTCTGTACACAAACTGAGAGTAATATATGTGACATCTACATCTATAGTTGTAGATACAAATACAACAAGCATAACGAAGGGCAGGAACAAGATTTATGAAGCTCTAGAAGATTTGTCATCCGCACATTCAAAATTTAGAAATATTCCATTCCATGTAGAAGAAGAATTCGTTGCAATGGCACAACTTGATAATACCTACTATATAAGATATAAGGATTATATTGATGCATCAAAATCAAATTGCTCTGAGAACTTAAAAGTGTTGGAATATCTGCCATGTGCAGTTGAAATGTTTATTAGATACTTTATTAAGACAATTGCACTAGACCCATTATGGCAATCTCtcaaaaaattttatatGAATGAGACGACTGATGATAAACAAATTGGGCAACAAGAACCGTTAGAACTTATAAATACTGATTCTTTAGATATCCAGGAGCAAATCGAAAAACACATAATACATGATTGGCATCAGCCAGGAACTCATTTTTCAAAACTGTATGATATTCTATCTGATAACGATTCATTTCTGAGGATGTTTGATAGAAGTGGTAGCCATTCCCAACTGAACTTTCCAGCGCTGCCAGGGAGTATttttgaaggaaaagattgTTGGAAACTGGAAACAGTAAAATTACTTATCTATATAATCCAAATAGACAGAGCTCTAGACTGGAAaaataatattttaaatacatCGTTCGAAGAAAAAATCCATCAACTCTTTATGTTAACTGGCGAAAGTGAGTATGTTTCAAAAAATTGGAACCCACCTATGagaaaaatggaaataaatTCAATAACATGTGAAAAATGCTTTATGGTTTCAGATATTGATGTTGTATCTGGGCTTACATATATAGATGACAATGATGGTAATATCTCATATCAGTGGCCTTGTCAAATATGTTCTGACCCACTCAACAGTAAGCAAATTGAAGTTAAAATCATCCaatatttggaaaacatttttcatgCACAACAGGTAAGCATCTTATATCTATAATTCCTTTGCAGGCACAAGATTCGATTTGTCCAGATTGCAAAACTGTAAAAACGGTATACAGAAGGCGTGGGTGCAAGTGTGGAAAAAAATATGTTCCAAGACTATCTAAATCTCACTGGATGTAAGTAAACATTTAttttattgaaaaattaTAGGCATTGTTACAATGTAGCGAATCAAATATCAAACCTTGCGAACATGAAAAACCTGAAGGAATGTCTTGCTGGTTTCAGCGTCCTGGGAGAAATGATTAATCCACAAGCTCTATTCTGATGTTAATTTATGGAAAAATATACTACCTTTTGTAATAATTGATTTTGATTGCGAAGGAAACTGAAAAATACGCGTATAAAGTATGAAAGTTACCATTGCATGAACCGGTTCGAATGCTGCTTCAACGATTTCACTATATTGTTATGCTTCTATTCATTATAGTCTCATACCGTATTTTATTCTTATGTATCTTCAAGAGCGTACGTTCTGCTTCTGTAAAATCTTCGTTGTCTGCTTTGTGCTGGGCGTTCTCCATTAACATTATACCATCTATGGTGAATTTTAATTAGTGCGGTGAATTTTACCTAGAGATCTCAGAGTTTCATCTACATCTTGTTTGGGTGGCTGTATCACTGATTATGGGCATTGAGAAAGTCTTACATGTATGTTTACTGCAAAATCCGCAATGTCCTGAATTCCACTCATAATAGTATTTCTTACAttctgaatattttaaatgaaaTATATGTGTTATATATATaagtaaatgtgtaaggGTTTTAAGGTAAAAGACGTTATTTTAACAAACCACGCCAAATGGAAGGAGTGAACCTTGAGATGAAATCGCATTAGCGATAAATGGCATATCTAAAGCAATAACATCGAACAAATATCCATAAATTTTCATTTTTTAAGGGTGAACAACTTACAAGTCACATCCCCATTCATCAAGGTTGAATAACAAACGAAATAACCGCACATTTCTAAAGTTACATGAAACTCAAGAAATTGACATTCCATTACTATCTGTATTTCTTGTATTCAAATGCAGTTCATGCTTCTTCGCGAGATGATACCTCTCTCTCTCAAAACAATGCTGCTGCAAACATATCGAGGTTTCTTCTAAATGTCATCATTTCAACACTTATTTCAGAGATTTAACAGAACTATCTGATAATATTAGTGAACTAATGGAAAACTCGGGTGGTAATACCAAACAAAGTGAAGCACAGGTATGCTATAACTTGAGAGTAAGTCAAGTCTTTTTAGGGTAATACAAGTAGTAGTAAGTATGAAGATATATTCACCGAAGAAATAAAAAAAGTTTGTCATGTTTATCTCAATATCATCCTTGTAGGAGCAAGCGGAAGCCAATAGACAATATGATGCATTTGAGAATGAATCAACAAAAGGGCTAGGTATCCACTCCTATTAATACACATTATCCCAGATCTAATCACATATGTTACAAAGGAGCTAAAGGTATTCTGGTACACAGGGCAATGTAAAAGGAATTATGGAGAGAAATGTCCCAAAGATTGGAACTATAAAGGTGAAAATATTTGTTCTGCACCGGAAGGATATAATGGACAATGTAATACCGTTAAAGACTTTAGCAATCTGGAAATATACGAAAAGAAGGAATTTGCCTGGAAATGCGTAGCAGAATGGCCATGCACGAGTGAAACTCTTCTGGAAGAAGACTTTCAATGTCCAGCTGAATGGGTACCAATAGAAAACAATTTATGCCTTGCACCACAGGTACAATAAATGAAATAAACCTTACAAATTTCACAGGATTATAGAGGAAAGTGTCCCCCTATAATGGATTTTTCGAGATTCAATAAATCAGAAAAGGCAGAACTGGAGCAAAGATGTAAGTATCTAAGAATATCATAACAAATAAACAGGTCAAGTCCGATGGAAGAGATTAGAACAACTAACCAAAGTTGGAGAAAGTCTCTTGTATAGTATCAAGATGAAACTCAATGGTGCGATAAGGGATGGCATTATTTATCAGATTTAGCACTATCTTCAAGATTTTGAAATCTTCCTAAATCGTAATTCTCAATAAATGCTAATTCTGCTTCAGTCAACTCTGCCTTTTCCAGGAGAATCTGTCTCAACTTCCTCTGTCTTCTAACCTTCATTGACTCGCCTTGATATCATTTATCTAAATGTAACTGAAAACTCACCTGGTGTTAGTGTAAATATCGAGTATGCTGTAACGATaatgatgaggatgttgGTGATAAAACTGCCTGGATCCTCCTTGTAACTAGGAAAGAACCTTCCCCGTCCACGTGGACCTCGAAGATCTCCAGTTTTTGGAGATCCCTTGGTTATGTTACGCCACTCCTTGTTAAAATTGTTTGCATCTATGTTTTCAAAGTTTTGATGTACACCCCCCCTTTGGATGCCGCTGGATACGAAACGATTGCCAAAAGTAAAAATTTCCGGACGAACAAAGCTAAATGGGTGTAAACATCTTCgaaatacaaaaatataatatttGTTATATATCATAATGcaattttcaaaaaattgATTTACACATCTATGAATCTAGCTCAACCGCCCCCACCTACACCTCTCTTTTTGAACTAGTATAGTTTAGGTGCTTATATACCCCTGTAGattttgtatatttatgagaaattgtaaaataccAATGCTGTTTATCGCACTAAATTCTCCTCTACAATGACGGCCGGAAGCTCTCTAAGGGGTTACAGTATCGGAACTACACTAGGTGTAGGCTCCTTCGGAAAAGTCAAACGTAGGCCAAGTTCCATTATAAACAATACGCCAATACAGTAGGGATACATAAAAGCTCTGGGAAGAAAGTTGCCATTAAAATCATAAATAAGACAAAGATGTCCACAATGGGAATAATGGGAAAGTTATCCAGGGAGATTACCGCAATTTCTGGTCTATACCATCCAAATATTATCCAACTATATGAATTGATTGATACGCCTGATACTCTTTTCATAATAATGGAATATGTGGACGGTTAGTCATTTATCTGGAAATATATCTCAATAGGCGGAGAACTCTTTGAATATGTATCCCAAAAGTCTCGTCTTCGCGAAGTAGAGGCTATTAGGTTGTTTAGACAAATTCTATCGGCTGTAGATTTTTGTCATCGGAGAATGGTTGTTTATTCCACAAACTTGCATATATATACAGCTGTGCCATCGCGACTTAAAACCAGAAAACATTCTGCTAGATAAAtgtatgaatataaaactaGGAGATTTTGGGCTATCAAATTTCATGAGGTATGatacattaaaatcatataaaatatttagagATGGTGAATGCCTAAAAACTCCTTGCGGCTCGCCAAATTATGCCTCACCAGAAGTAATCTGCGGCAAACCATATTCTGGTCCAGAGGTGGACATATGGTCATGTGGAATCATATTATACGTTCTCCTATGTGGAGCCCTACCGTTTGATGATGACGAAATGCCCGTGctatttggaaaaataaAACTGGGTATGTTTTGCTCAATTCTCATAAACTATTCAAAGGAAAATTCTATATACCTGGGCATATAACAAAAGATGCTAAATGGCTACTCTTACGAATGCTAGATGCTAATCCACAAACTCGAATAactatggaagaattgATGTTATTTTATCCATAGTTCAttaaaaaaatatttaGGTCACACCCTTGGCTAAAATGGTACATTGTCAGTCCAAACTTATTagagaagaaggaaataGAAAATGCCAAAAAATCGATTATCACGATAGAAACCACGGAATCGCTGGATCAACACTTCACAATGGATCCTTTCAATCCTCACAATATTGCTGTAGAAAGTTCGATATCAAATACATTCACTCTGAACAAGGCTCCCCCAAGGTGGAATCTGGGGATCATTGGAGTAAAACCCGAGGATAGTTGCATGTATCAAGTATGTTACTATGATCAAAAATCACATCATTAGGTTTGCCAATATTTGAAGGAAAATAATTATATTTGGAGGTTTCTACCGGGCTATAGACTATTGTGCAAACATTCAGAAAAGGAAATATTCAATTTTGTCATACAACTCTATAAGATTAGATACAAAACATATCTTATCGATGTGCAACTTTGCTCTGGAGTTATATTCCGTTAGTTTAAGCATAATATCATCAATCGTACTTTTTAGCGTGCCTACAGGAAGCGCATAGATTGATTAATGATATTACCTTAGTTATTAGCACCtaaaaatgtacattaaCAAAATTGTAGCTTTATAAGTGGCAtataatgtagttttattatattttacTCGTTAAACACTTATCTGTACTAATATTACAAGATTTTTGCTGTAAAACTGTATCATCTATCATAAGTCCTATAATGGGCT contains:
- a CDS encoding hypothetical protein (encoded by transcript BEWA_010740A) encodes the protein MKIYGYLFDVIALDMPFIANAISSQGSLLPFGVNVRNTIMSGIQDIADFAVNIHPPKQDVDETLRSLDGIMLMENAQHKADNEDFTEAERTLLKIHKNKIREIVEAAFEPVHAMVTFILYTRIFQFPSQSKSIITKELVD
- a CDS encoding DNA polymerase epsilon, catalytic subunit a, putative (encoded by transcript BEWA_010730A), which gives rise to MAGYSRSLSWNSNGKRQGFLYNVVPTTVKGSIELNRRVSSDNKPEEHLNLSNFGSSNEFGSGHLIGLKSALSLYFVSDDGSEWHTSIIYAPYFYVSITDPGCVDVTLQFLYNKFKSHSIGPVLLEPCTKIDLSLPNHLEKIDPTDGTSKHNIGQLIRIYFSTVDQLERGRDLIVGLKRQFEKEIALHTDLSSTLGYDPANESSVKSAFSESFLYNDSENSLNLAYQDSWKYKNEHFEGKKYNTNPSISNIGDIYEYDIKYVNRVCIDLSIRCGTWYDVERNGYDVKLRQLSITSVAPLNVLAWDIECYKAPLKFPDMETDEIILISVVFNGQGYLIVNRSVVAKDILEFSYQPSEDMIGTASFKIFNEANELDLLQRFFNLILALKPHIVVTYNGDNFDFPYVSRRSEINGIPIGKVLGFFHSSSGLFTNSAILNMDCYKWVERDSYLPFGSRTLKQVCKLMLKYNPVEIDPEDMVHFARSAPQKLAVYSVSDAVATYFLFIKFIHNFIFALCSIVPLPPNDTLRQGTGTLCENLLMAEAYSNNILFPNKHTQKSIRYYTNPDTDKQHLIYENSYIGGRVESLRCGIFRDDQAEQFKLNSASYQMLIDTIEETLLYWAKNNIDGDIETLICDEDVSSSNIDFAPSEKLCRIFSKFENFNEVYRDLYTRLCTLRDNPMIKTFPRIYHLDVGAMYPNIIISQRLQPTAIVTEDFCRKCSYYKESLLCQKKMNWKQRLEISPIDKSQILILAQDLKGRAYKSTNIQYNNTIKDEDTESEEDEIETISKSTNRTWYQLNERERGAELQKAVKLYSQKIFKKSKINREIDVESIICQRENPFYVQTVSTFRDRRYTYKHLKKEGENELKQLLRELNPDSVKIKQAREKILINDSLQLAYKCILNSFYGYVKRAGSRWYSMEMGAIVTFAGASIIDSARKLIENVGIPIELDTDGIWCMLPDIFPAVLDLKFGSGESAGKIKELEYMTTVLNMLIAKKWTNDQYLELEEIGKYRTTRRNEIAFELDGPWHAMFLPASEKSEELLKKRYVVYNHQNKIVELKGFEIKRRGEMRMIQLFQEDIFPQYLLGKTKDDAYKNAAKVALCYRQILDSRAAGLVEDDMFDLLVAKKTVKKPVNQQPALKCFGTTSAKRLAELFKNDTYLNDGNLSMSFLLASHPEDAPRTSRAIPIQTFKVDSAVRSQFLSKWLKIQLSKANVSSARDILDWDYYKEKLDTQILKLICLPAIMQGVTNPIPHIDMPKWIKKKQSLAENKQRQISSFFAKGEISNQKTSKIDLLKVEHPKKININWIQNLKFKWLKTSQNFKRNRKKTQYINFQLHKELKELLPEIRTRTIDFDDLYALFSETWHVYNFSVDEKNPGIINCYLSVHNKPLFINVRIEAWRKFYINNKKKWDVVPNENVIVREINDQYLLPRGAVQAHLIELEMKENYFLDYIKNSLNSIFHKTVLGVYETQIPIFFDFLTRMGNMVKTGSEDVNTVMNNNMEFQSNKLSPITTMHSGDLKYFSDVEILYVHIFHGTDYETKRHNKFFASIYSKEENMVNKVFIGGSMLLKKYADEAFTNISEPILSKHRAKWIEHKSIKHDDYVNPAIFPDCFGAIYDAEFDISDIPITSFRNSLRKLDKFLYNLRPAVSKRKYVVYVYSTLQTSELGDWSKGLYYPVHFEVSNSHQIISNTFLKQCFDSSIDLLYQHLCLIEEKLAISQISSIPFGFILSLNKPNMFKCVFDVMYARVLRSSSVILWGTRDLSSDLGVPHFSNKTHSDFDIITNENLNFTVPGIYRGYGVNITFNQSLMYNAIVLESKLDGNIQFNNPNTLKSDEYKCYDEVQLDSNSHLSLFHPLAFRALGATLENLMKLTNLVFQKVDYGTFQNIVNICSFLKPWLSDAGAILYDPSLYAMAVMSTQKYLKKLIYHFSSVHKLRVIYVTSTSIVVDTNTTSITKGRNKIYEALEDLSSAHSKFRNIPFHVEEEFVAMAQLDNTYYIRYKDYIDASKSNCSENLKVLEYLPCAVEMFIRYFIKTIALDPLWQSLKKFYMNETTDDKQIGQQEPLELINTDSLDIQEQIEKHIIHDWHQPGTHFSKLYDILSDNDSFLRMFDRSGSHSQLNFPALPGSIFEGKDCWKLETVKLLIYIIQIDRALDWKNNILNTSFEEKIHQLFMLTGESEYVSKNWNPPMRKMEINSITCEKCFMVSDIDVVSGLTYIDDNDGNISYQWPCQICSDPLNSKQIEVKIIQYLENIFHAQQAQDSICPDCKTVKTVYRRRGCKCGKKYVPRLSKSHWM
- a CDS encoding hypothetical protein (encoded by transcript BEWA_010750A), translated to MKLKKLTFHYYLYFLYSNAVHASSRDDTSLSQNNAAANISRDLTELSDNISELMENSGGNTKQSEAQGNTSSSKYEDIFTEEIKKEQAEANRQYDAFENESTKGLDLITYVTKELKVFWYTGQCKRNYGEKCPKDWNYKGENICSAPEGYNGQCNTVKDFSNLEIYEKKEFAWKCVAEWPCTSETLLEEDFQCPAEWVPIENNLCLAPQDYRGKCPPIMDFSRFNKSEKAELEQRCQVRWKRLEQLTKVGESLLYSIKMKLNGAIRDGIIYQI
- a CDS encoding protein kinase domain-containing protein (encoded by transcript BEWA_010760A), whose protein sequence is MSTMGIMGKLSREITAISGLYHPNIIQLYELIDTPDTLFIIMEYVDGGELFEYVSQKSRLREVEAIRLFRQILSAVDFCHRRMLCHRDLKPENILLDKCMNIKLGDFGLSNFMRDGECLKTPCGSPNYASPEVICGKPYSGPEVDIWSCGIILYVLLCGALPFDDDEMPVLFGKIKLGKFYIPGHITKDAKWLLLRMLDANPQTRITMEELMSHPWLKWYIVSPNLLEKKEIENAKKSIITIETTESLDQHFTMDPFNPHNIAVESSISNTFTLNKAPPRWNLGIIGVKPEDSCMYQVCQYLKENNYIWRFLPGYRLLCKHSEKEIFNFVIQLYKIRYKTYLIDVQLCSGVIFR